In the Bacteroidota bacterium genome, GATTGATTCCTGACCGTTTCCTATTTCAAAACTTTCTGCACCTTCCTCAGTGTTGATTGTTTTTTTACGAACACTTTTTTGTGCAGAGAAAAAATCAGCTGCAGTTGTTGCATTGGTATTTTGCAATTCAAATGCGAGGTGATTACATATTTTTTTCAGTTCAACGTTATTAGTGTCCTGCTGAAGGGCGTCCCAAGAAAATTTTAATGCCAGTACATTAAAATCTTTGGTTTTCATTTTTGAAAATAGGTAATAAATCTGTTGCGACTCACCCTGCACTTTTGAATATGGTTCTATTGATTCAGGACTTTCATTTCGGTTTTTATACATGCTCATGCCATATAAGCTTTTTGCTTTTATGGTATTTAAATAAGTATTTGTACCATGTTCAGATTCCAGTAAAAAGGCTTGATATAATGCGTCAGGATAATCTGCATTTTGGAGGAATAAAATACAACCTTCATATCGGCACATTTGCTGAATACGGCGAAATGTATTTTCATCATGTATAAATAAACTTTTAACGATGGTGTCATTTTCTGTCAGTTTACTTAAAATACGGGCTCTTCTGCTTGTAACATCGGGGTGACTACTCGTTGGATCGTTTTCATCATCTGCTTTAATGGCTTTAATAGAATCTCTGAAATTAGTTTCAGGAATATGATAAAGCGAATCATTAAAATACGTTTTTGGAAAACTAATTTCCTGATAGGGGAGATAAGAGTATAATAAAATATCATATAACCCATCAATTGCAGCGTCATCATAATTGGTATTTTTGAAAAACTGCAAACCCTGGTCATCAGCTGCATATTCCTGTTCTTTAGAATATTTAAACTGTGCAATTGCTCTTTGGGTTTCTGTTAAATGAATGTGGTCACTACTGTAGGTGCGATAGAATATTTGCTCTTCAACTTTCTCTAAGGCATGTTGGCTATAATAATGGCTGAATTCATGGCATAAAACAAAAGCGAGTTGCGCTTCATTTTGAATTTTTGCCAAAAGTCCTGTGGTAACTAAAATTACACCATTATCTGCAGCAAAGGCATTTACATCATTCGACAATAGCGTGTAAATTCGAATATTACCTTTTAAGTCCGGATTGTGTTTTAAAATTTCATCTTTTACCTGATTCAGGTAATTTGTTACGGAATCACCGAATATAACATATCCACTATGCAATACTTTGTCCATAAACATGACAGATGAACTAAAGAAATTTCTTTTGCCAATTGCTTCGGCATAATCCTCAACATCTTTGGTATAATCTTCCAAAAAATAGGTTTGGCTGGGGGTTCTGGTAAAATCGGCAGGAATTGCACCTGCGGATTGCAGTGGGGTAAAATTGTAAACAGGAACAGTTTGTGCTGCAAGCAATCCTGTTAAACAAACCAGAATGATGAGGAGTTTTATTTTAAAAATATTTGCCATTTCTAAAATGTATATTTTTTTGACTATTGTTAAAAAACAAAATAACCCAAGCCGATATT is a window encoding:
- a CDS encoding M48 family metalloprotease, giving the protein MANIFKIKLLIILVCLTGLLAAQTVPVYNFTPLQSAGAIPADFTRTPSQTYFLEDYTKDVEDYAEAIGKRNFFSSSVMFMDKVLHSGYVIFGDSVTNYLNQVKDEILKHNPDLKGNIRIYTLLSNDVNAFAADNGVILVTTGLLAKIQNEAQLAFVLCHEFSHYYSQHALEKVEEQIFYRTYSSDHIHLTETQRAIAQFKYSKEQEYAADDQGLQFFKNTNYDDAAIDGLYDILLYSYLPYQEISFPKTYFNDSLYHIPETNFRDSIKAIKADDENDPTSSHPDVTSRRARILSKLTENDTIVKSLFIHDENTFRRIQQMCRYEGCILFLQNADYPDALYQAFLLESEHGTNTYLNTIKAKSLYGMSMYKNRNESPESIEPYSKVQGESQQIYYLFSKMKTKDFNVLALKFSWDALQQDTNNVELKKICNHLAFELQNTNATTAADFFSAQKSVRKKTINTEEGAESFEIGNGQESIMKKLPAASTNAAKADYWRYAFFNVQDQNIFADLFDAPLMVDTNFSYNTGKKGVRLRNLGLNNIVLLDPLHSYTNNKSYLHYDLYEMDQTKADYRSEIKEQAEDNAITVMDLSYYDLDSTEVDKFNKLTVINQWLDEKLIHLDMSVPLISSSAAEVAAISDNYGISNIMRIGMYSTVTENEKVGTKILMGIVFIPYLPFAIADVATPLHDSYYYAFTGDMKTDNVFFMQEMAGDFAPDGRKINSEFSKLMNATAAP